The sequence AAAACAATTATCGCCAAAATTTGGGGTAACCCCTTTTAATGTTTTTATTATAGCCATATCACTTTTTTTTAACTGATGGATAATCCAATGAATAATGAAGTCCCAGACTTTGTTTCCTTCGCATTGCAGATTTTATAATCTGGTATGCAATATCAATGAGGTTTCGTAATTCGCATATTTTTCGGGTAACTATTGATTTTTCATATAAATCTTCTGTTTCTCTATAAATAATCTGTAGCCTATCTAAAGCACGTTTGAGTCGTAAATTGGAACGAACTATACCAACATAATATGACATAATAAACTGTAATTCTTTAACTGCTTGCGTAATTAATACCATTTCTTCATTAAGAACTGTACCTTCAGCATCCCAACTAGGAATTTCTTCATTAATATTAACCGAATCTACTAATCCTATTGAATCCACAGCAGCCCTGTGAGAAAAGACCAATGCCTCAAGCAGAGAATTTGAAGCAAGTCTGTTAGCGCCATGTAAACCTGTACATGCACATTCTCCAACAGCATATAAATTATTTATTGAAGACCGCCCCAGTTCATTAGTTAGTATGCCACCACAAGAATAATGCGCCCCAGGGATAACAGGAATCATATCTTTTGAAAGATCAATTCCTATACTCAAACATTTTGCATAAATATTTGGAAAATGATTGATCACATCATTTTTATTCAAATGCCTGCAATCAAGATATACGTAGTCATCGCCAGAAATCTTCATTTCATTATCAATAGCTCTTGCAACAATATCCCTGGGTGCCAGTGATTTTCTTCTGTCATACTTTTCCATGAATTCATTGCCATCTGTTGTTTTAAGCACAGCACCAAAACCCCTTAATGCTTCAGTAATTAAAAA is a genomic window of Bacteroidales bacterium containing:
- the nadB gene encoding L-aspartate oxidase, with protein sequence MQIKTDFLVIGSGIAGLSYALKVAEYGKVIIITKEEARISNTSLAQGGIAAVMYNPDTYEKHIQDTIEAGAGLCNENIVRITITESKERIDELVKWGTNFDKTVSGRYDLAKEGGHSEYRVLHHKDNTGKEIIRALLEQARNHPNIEFYENYFAVDLITQHHLGQIITKKTPNVTCFGAYVLNPKTNLIDSILSKFTLMATGGGGNVYSITSNPPIATGDGVAMVHRARGKIENMEFIQFHPTMLYNPSERPSFLITEALRGFGAVLKTTDGNEFMEKYDRRKSLAPRDIVARAIDNEMKISGDDYVYLDCRHLNKNDVINHFPNIYAKCLSIGIDLSKDMIPVIPGAHYSCGGILTNELGRSSINNLYAVGECACTGLHGANRLASNSLLEALVFSHRAAVDSIGLVDSVNINEEIPSWDAEGTVLNEEMVLITQAVKELQFIMSYYVGIVRSNLRLKRALDRLQIIYRETEDLYEKSIVTRKICELRNLIDIAYQIIKSAMRRKQSLGLHYSLDYPSVKKK